In Gymnogyps californianus isolate 813 chromosome 1, ASM1813914v2, whole genome shotgun sequence, the following are encoded in one genomic region:
- the ENO2 gene encoding gamma-enolase isoform X1 has translation MAVERIHAREILDSRGNPTVEVDLYTHKGMFRAAVPSGASTGIYEALELRDNDKSRFLGKGVLQAVDHINSTVAPALVGSGLSVVDQEKIDNLMLEMDGTENKSKFGANAILGVSLAVCKAGAAEKDVPLYRHIADLAGNSDLILPVPAFNVINGGSHAGNKLAMQEFMILPVGAESFRDAMRIGAEVYHNLKSVIKEKYGKDATNVGDEGGFAPNILENSEALELLKEAIDKAGYTDKIVIGMDVAASEFYRDGKYDLDFKSPDDPSRYISADELGDLYQSFVRDYPVVSIEDPFDQDDWEAWSKFTANVGIQIVGDDLTVTNPKRIERAVEEKACNCLLLKVNQIGSVTEAIQACKLAQENGWGVMVSHRSGETEDTFIADLVVGLCTGQIKTGAPCRSERLAKYNQLMRIEEELGDEARFAGHNFRNPSVL, from the exons ATGGCAGTCGAGAGGATCCACGCCCGCGAGATCCTGGACTCTCGTGGGAACCCCACTGTTGAAGTGGACCTGTACACGCACAAAG GCATGTTTCGAGCAGCGGTCCCCAGCGGTGCATCCACTGGTATCTACGAAGCGCTGGAGCTGCGAGACAATGACAAGTCACGTTTCCTTGGAAAAG GGGTCCTGCAGGCCGTGGATCATATCAACAGCACTGTCGCCCCAGCTCTCGTGGGCTCT GGCCTCTCTGTTGTGGATCAAGAGAAGATAGACAATCTGATGCTTGAGATGGACGGCACAGAGAACAAAT CCAAGTTTGGTGCCAATGCTATCCTGGGAGTTTCACTGGCCGTGTGCAAGGcgggagctgcagagaaggatGTCCCCCTGTACCGGCACATTGCTGACCTGGCTGGCAACTCCGATCTCATCCTTCCTGTGCCA GCTTTCAACGTGATCAATGGAGGTTCCCACGCAGGCAACAAACTGGCCATGCAGGAGTTCATGATCCTGCCTGTGGGAGCTGAAAGCTTCCGCGATGCCATGCGCATCGGGGCTGAAGTCTATCACAACCTGAAGAGCGTCATCAAGGAGAAGTATGGCAAAGATGCTACCAATGTGGGTGATGAGGGAGGCTTTGCCCCCAACATCCTGGAAAATAGTGAAG ctctggAGCTCCTCAAGGAAGCTATTGACAAGGCGGGCTACACAGACAAGATTGTCATCGGTATGGATGTGGCAGCCTCCGAGTTCTACCGTGATGGCAAATATGACCTGGACTTCAAGTCCCCAGACGACCCAAGCCGCTACATTTCTGCAGATGAGCTGGGCGACCTCTACCAAAGCTTTGTACGTGATTATCCAG TGGTCTCCATTGAGGATCCCTTTGACCAAGATGACTGGGAGGCCTGGTCCAAGTTCACGGCCAATGTGGGGATTCAGATAGTGGGAGATGACCTGACAGTGACAAACCCCAAGCGCATCGAGCGAGCTGTTGAAGAGAAGGCCTGCAACTGCCTCCTGCTCAAAGTCAACCAGATTGGATCTGTCACGGAGGCCATCCAAGC CTGCAAGTTGGCTCAGGAGAACGGCTGGGGTGTGATGGTGAGCCACCGATCTGGGGAGACCGAAGACACCTTCATTGCTGATCTGGTTGTAGGACTGTGCACCGGGCAG ATAAAGACGGGTGCTCCCTGCAGGTCTGAACGCCTGGCTAAATACAACCAGCTCATGAG gATTGAGGAAGAGCTTGGTGATGAAGCACGCTTTGCTGGACACAACTTTCGCAACCCAAGTGTTCTTTGA
- the ENO2 gene encoding gamma-enolase isoform X2 codes for MAVERIHAREILDSRGNPTVEVDLYTHKGMFRAAVPSGASTGIYEALELRDNDKSRFLGKAKFGANAILGVSLAVCKAGAAEKDVPLYRHIADLAGNSDLILPVPAFNVINGGSHAGNKLAMQEFMILPVGAESFRDAMRIGAEVYHNLKSVIKEKYGKDATNVGDEGGFAPNILENSEALELLKEAIDKAGYTDKIVIGMDVAASEFYRDGKYDLDFKSPDDPSRYISADELGDLYQSFVRDYPVVSIEDPFDQDDWEAWSKFTANVGIQIVGDDLTVTNPKRIERAVEEKACNCLLLKVNQIGSVTEAIQACKLAQENGWGVMVSHRSGETEDTFIADLVVGLCTGQIKTGAPCRSERLAKYNQLMRIEEELGDEARFAGHNFRNPSVL; via the exons ATGGCAGTCGAGAGGATCCACGCCCGCGAGATCCTGGACTCTCGTGGGAACCCCACTGTTGAAGTGGACCTGTACACGCACAAAG GCATGTTTCGAGCAGCGGTCCCCAGCGGTGCATCCACTGGTATCTACGAAGCGCTGGAGCTGCGAGACAATGACAAGTCACGTTTCCTTGGAAAAG CCAAGTTTGGTGCCAATGCTATCCTGGGAGTTTCACTGGCCGTGTGCAAGGcgggagctgcagagaaggatGTCCCCCTGTACCGGCACATTGCTGACCTGGCTGGCAACTCCGATCTCATCCTTCCTGTGCCA GCTTTCAACGTGATCAATGGAGGTTCCCACGCAGGCAACAAACTGGCCATGCAGGAGTTCATGATCCTGCCTGTGGGAGCTGAAAGCTTCCGCGATGCCATGCGCATCGGGGCTGAAGTCTATCACAACCTGAAGAGCGTCATCAAGGAGAAGTATGGCAAAGATGCTACCAATGTGGGTGATGAGGGAGGCTTTGCCCCCAACATCCTGGAAAATAGTGAAG ctctggAGCTCCTCAAGGAAGCTATTGACAAGGCGGGCTACACAGACAAGATTGTCATCGGTATGGATGTGGCAGCCTCCGAGTTCTACCGTGATGGCAAATATGACCTGGACTTCAAGTCCCCAGACGACCCAAGCCGCTACATTTCTGCAGATGAGCTGGGCGACCTCTACCAAAGCTTTGTACGTGATTATCCAG TGGTCTCCATTGAGGATCCCTTTGACCAAGATGACTGGGAGGCCTGGTCCAAGTTCACGGCCAATGTGGGGATTCAGATAGTGGGAGATGACCTGACAGTGACAAACCCCAAGCGCATCGAGCGAGCTGTTGAAGAGAAGGCCTGCAACTGCCTCCTGCTCAAAGTCAACCAGATTGGATCTGTCACGGAGGCCATCCAAGC CTGCAAGTTGGCTCAGGAGAACGGCTGGGGTGTGATGGTGAGCCACCGATCTGGGGAGACCGAAGACACCTTCATTGCTGATCTGGTTGTAGGACTGTGCACCGGGCAG ATAAAGACGGGTGCTCCCTGCAGGTCTGAACGCCTGGCTAAATACAACCAGCTCATGAG gATTGAGGAAGAGCTTGGTGATGAAGCACGCTTTGCTGGACACAACTTTCGCAACCCAAGTGTTCTTTGA